The Ovis aries strain OAR_USU_Benz2616 breed Rambouillet chromosome 2, ARS-UI_Ramb_v3.0, whole genome shotgun sequence nucleotide sequence TTccagagagaaaatacaaaacaagaaaCAGACTTGGTTTCAAACACGCACACAGTGTGCTGGAGTTGAAAGCATTACTGGTGACGCGGTTACGGAGAGTGCCGGCCCACTCCGGGGCGCTTCAGTGCTCCTGAGGAATAAACGCGGTTTCTCCTGCCCTCCCACTGGGGTGTTTCTCAGGTGTGAGTCACTGCTCCTGCTCCTGGAAAGGAAGGACACTCCATTAGCAGGCACGCTCAGCCTTCTGGCGAGCCCCTCTAACCTGCCGCTGTGGGGCAGGCACACAGGGCCCTACCGGCATTTGCTTGGAACGTGTCCCACTCACAAGAGGACcatctatagcccaccaggctaacGCCCACCAAAAGGACGGGCCCCAGGTGGCTGGAGAGAGTGCAGCCCTGCAATCAAACGGCCTACGAACGCTGGGAGCTTTGGCAAGTTCCTAACCTCGGTaaagctcagttttctcatctgctgaATGAGGGTCATCAAACCTCCGTCGCAGACCTCCTGGGAGAGGTCTAGAGAAGGAACAGAAAGATAAAGCACCCGGAATGGCCCATGAGGCGTAGCAGGCGCTCAGCAATCATCACCCCATATTACGACTACACTGGAAAAGCCCCAAGCTGCGGTCCTGCTCCTCTCTTCAGAGACTAGAGGCTGACAACATCGAGGCATAGACTCGAGTTCAGATAAAGTTACAGGCCGCGCTGGAGCAGCACGCACAAGGCTGTAAAACCTCTAACAGCATTTTCCACAGTAACTCCCAGccattaaatacacacacatataatcacCCTGAGCCATTTATCCATGACAACTCAGTTTggaataatgaaaacatttcaaaCAATTAAAAGACCTAAAGCTCCTCTCCCTGTTTCTTTCCGTTCTCCTCCAGACTCAGCTGCGGCTGAGAGGGGAGGAGCCGGGACCAGGGAAACTGCCCGTGGTCGGCGCTGGTGCCATGCAGCTGCCCTCCGCCCACACGAGCCCCCGGGCAGCCACCCTGGCCTTGGCGCAGGGGTGGGTCATGACGACTGAGGGCCTGCCACTGCGAGGCTCTCGCGCCTCCCCTGCTCCCAGTCCCCTCCCCAGGCCCGCACAGGCTGGCCAGCGGGCAGCTGGCAGTCTACACACCTTCTCAGATAGGGGCTACCAAGCTGGGACGCTCATTTGTACCCCATTCTCTGCCCTGCTTGTTAGTACGGTGGAACAATGGACGAGTCAGTCACCCTATCTTGGCTGGCCTCCACTGTAATAACCAATGTTTCCGTTTATATAGCACCTCAGAGCTTTAAGACATTTTCACATTTAATCTGCACAGCAATCCCGTAGGCAGAAATTACCACCCTCATTaagtgagaaaagaagggaagaactCCGGAGCACCCAGAAAGCACGCATGGGGGTGTCCTGGCTTCTGGGGTCTCTCCCCTGGCCCCGGCTACGGCCCAGACCAGTGATTCTAGCTCAAGGTTAAGCAAGAAGGCAGACGGCTCTGCACATCCCGAGAAGTTCTTCAGGAAGGTGGTGCTGTGTAACGGCGATGCTTTAGTAAGCCTGAGGCCCGAGGCCATCAGCGCGTCTAATAAGACACACAACTTACTTCACTCATTTTACATTTATCTGAGCACCTACTTTGTTCCAAGCCCCgaggatacaaaaacaaacagcatCTCCGTCCGGAGGCTGCTGTGCACAGAAGCTTTAGGAGACGCGGTATGTCCTTCACTTGAGGCCTGTTATAAACTTCCGCATCCTATTTGCATCATTAAAACCCATCTGTAGACAAGACTGCAGCAGAATCGGGCGGGACTCACAGTCAAGAACGTGCCCTCTTCAGGAGAAAGCAGAAGCACGACTGAGCTCAGAAGTCTTTAGGTTTAGCCTGAATGTGTGAGAGATGTTTACCGGGCACTCTGAGATCCTGAACAAAAGTGCTGCCTACAGAAAGGAGAATTTGATAAGGATCTGCTTTACTGTGCCATGATTCAAGTCGATGACTCACTTATGAGCTCAGTGGTGCCACAAAGACCTCAGTTCATTTATCATTTAtcgtatttattatttatctgcGCTCTAAAGAGCTCTgtgaggaggcaggaggaagaaagagaagcgTCACCTCTGTACATACTTTGACATACTTTCCATGCAGGAGGTACGGCGCCTGGAGGTCGTGCTGGCAGTTGGAGTAAGCCATCCCGAACCCCATTCCAGAGCCGAAGGCCAACGGCCACGTCCTTCCTGGTGAGCAGAGAAGGAGAACCCCGAGAGGGGACCGTGAGGAGAGAATAAAGCTTTCCTCTGGCTTCAACACATCTGCCCAGGGGTCAGCGAGCATTCAGCACACACCACGCTTCCGTCAGCGTCTCGCCACCCGCCCAGGGGAGGGCGTCGATTAAGGGCCCGTGGGGCCAGGCTTGAAGTCTCAGTGAGTGGCACAAATGAGAACAGCAGACACAGCTGAGCCTGTTAACGTTCCTATGCCAGTTCTAACTATCTGCTCATTTCAACTAACTCTTAAAACTTATCATAAACACCACCAGTAAGGTCTTcgaatttttaaagtatgtaagAACTTCACCAACATTTACATATTTGGATTCTACTAAGTCACAAGGTTCACTTGAGCTAATGCGTAGATGATCACTTCACACCAGCACTGGTTCACGGGGATTCTCCAGCTGCATTTTCCCCACCAGTTCCTCATGGAAAGAGGTCAAAGTGACCCCTATGGCTTCTATTCAATAGCCAAGCTTCAGAAGTTCTTCCACCGAATGAAAGGGACACTGCCTGCCCTTTGCTCAGGAGAATTTCTGGCCAAAAAGCCTATTTATTTCAGGTCCACTTCTTTTTATTACCAGCAGGACTTTTGTTTTCAAGctgctttagaaaaaaatataactaaTTAGAATTATTTGAGAGTGTAGATTTGGCCAAACGACTCACTGACATAAAgtacaggctttttttttttaatgataccaTATTTGAGCTATCAGGCACCCTGACTTAGTGCCCGGGGAATTCTGGAGATGCCCACCCAGTTCTGGCCTCTTCTGCGCCTACAGTCTCTGTCTAGTTCACTTTACAGCGGCCTACCTAACCCCATACACGGATCCTGGCAGCCAGGGGGCCGCGCCGCCAGCAGTGTCCCTGCCATGAGCACGCATGTCCGAGGACGTCAGGCACACCGGCAGGAAGGCGCACTTACTTTTAAAGAGGGTCAGTGAGAAAACAAGTCCTAATCCAAAGCCAGTACCTacaaaagagggaggaaaaacaTGTTACACACCTTAACAGTGACTGGACAAAAATAAAAGGAGCATTTCATAAACGTGAACATCCACGAGACAGACTTTTTTTAACTTGGTAGAGAGACGAGTTTCTCGTTTCTAACTTCGTTCTTGTCATCAGAGGCTCTGTCTACACCTGTGGTCCCCTTTGCCCCACCAGGGGATAAGAACTTTCTCCCTCATTCTGTCTAGACGAGTCCCAGGGGTGGGAGGACAAGCCAGGAGACAGTTCTGAAAAGATCCTCTTGCACGGCTTGCAGACAGCCTCCGGCACCTCGGGCTCCCGCGCCACCTTCCCCAGGCACGCCACGGCCAGCACGTCAGGTAAACGCCCTCAGCGGGGAGCTCCCCGGGCTGCGCCTGCACTTTGAGTGATGGCGACGTTTTGAGGAAGATGGAAAGGAGCGATCCAGAGGAGCTGCTGTCACAAGTCAGAGTGTCCAGACAGGGGGAAAGTACGCCCTCAAGCGTGGACGCCAATCCCCTCTCCTCGCTGACTCACGGGGCACTTTTAACCACCATCTTTcaagatgaaaaaacaaatgcAACCCTGTTTTAATGATCTGGTgggaaaaaaaactttaaataccGAATTTTAAATCAAACTTCACAGGAACCTTaagcttgggggaaaaaaaaaaaggctaaatcCTCATTTTGACCAATCTTTCTCAACCTTGGTCATTCTATTGGTATGgtcataatttattttctttaaaagagaaaaaaaccattaatgaatatatttaattacATAAATTCAACTCCAACTTAAATAGTACCTATGAGCACAGATTTGAGTGCCAGCTATACTTTTTAATAAGGCACGCTTTAAATGAACACAGAATGATTAAAATAGAAACACTTACCTGTGGTGACACTTCAGGGAAAAAGTCATCTCACATACTGTAGAGATACATGTCCCAAGCTCTGAGATAAGCTTATTCTTCCATTATCAAAAAAGTAACGTTGCACATGCCAAGGAAGAGAGCCAAGGCCTGGTTTTTCCTCAGACTCGACAGATAATTGTTTTCAGGCTTTTCAGAGTATCCTGATGTTCCTGACTGTGTGTCTGCCCCATGGTCCAACAGAGCCCTGACCAACTTCTTCACAATTAAGCCCCACATAAAGGCCCCGATTCTCACCTGCCTCTTCCCTGTCCAACCGTGGATGTAGGCTAGGTAGTGTGAACACTCAGAGTACTCTCAGCCAGCAAACCTGACCCTTCTGCTCCAAACACAGAGAGCTTCATCTTAAGCAAGTGAGCCAGCCCACACCTTTTTTGCTTCACCTGTGTGACAATCCCGCTGATGCTGGCCTGATCAAAGTGTTTATGTTATTACCCAGAGTGAGTTCTGATAATCCTCTCTTACCCTCTACATGTGGCCACGATGCGTTTCCTTCCTATGACTGTATCctataaaaatgtgaattttagttAAAAACCATTACTTTGTGCTGTCCGACAGGCCCTGCACTAGGTACTGCTGTCCAGCTTAAATGCAGCATCTGAAGATGTCTCATGTCATCCCAATTCCCATGCAGTTTAATGAAGTGAGGGAGAACCTGGCAGTTCACAGGCCACACTGGCTAACCTACCCAGGCcgacagaaagagaagggaaagggacAAACACCAGTATCTCCCATGAGCACCCAGCATTCCCTCCCTACTCCACCAAACATTCCCGTAAACCGAACAGCAGCCTGACACGGTTCCATCCCCCAGTTTCCAGATGCAGAAGATGACTTGTTCAAGCACACGTTCAGTCGGTGGAAGAGCAGTGAACTGGGCCCCAGTCTGCCAGACTGCAAAGCCACGAGATCCCCCAGTGCCAACCCCTGAGCAACGGATGCCTCCCAAGGGAAACTGGAGCATCGAGATTCCTACTGCCAGCGAAGCAGGATTCAGCCAAAACCGAAGTGCGCCTCTCATGCGACAGCCCAGGACGCTAGGCAACCAGGGCAGCAACAAGCCCACACAAGGCCAGCTGGGCTTGTTCAGATCCATCCCCAGGCTGCGCCTGCCGCACATGCCACAGACACAAGTCTACCTGGAAGGGGTGCTGCAAGGGCTTCAGAGACGCAGCCATCGCGCCTGACGCTCCCCAGCAAGAATCTGCTGCGGCCTGGTTTTCTAAAATGGCATGGGCTTCCATTTCAAAGTAACTTGCCTCACCCCCTTGCAGCTGGAAGATGAGTAAGACAGTAAATTGGTCCTAGAAAATGAGGTAAAGAATTTGGACTGGCCCACAGATTTCAAACCAGGcagtgggatggggaggtaggCCAGTACAAACACAATGGCTCACAATCAGAGCGTTTGGTCTTCTCCATCTGGAAGGCAATTTTTTGGCAAACAAATCAAAAGcccaaaaggaaaatatttcagcACTTCCCTTGTCCCTCTGATTCCATGCCTGTCTCTATTTTGCCCCAAGGAAAGAAAGCTCTCTGACGCTCAGCTTCTCCTAACAGTAGATCGAGAGCGATGCTGAAGCCGCTGCTACCAGTTATCACTCAGCCAAAGAGGAGAAAGGCTTCACACCAACCAGGACAAAGGAGAACATCTTTCCTCTCTAGACTTCATTTAAGTTCAGGTATATGCCTGACCACTTCAATTCTGCTACTATTAaaggggtgtgggtgtgtgtgtgtcagccactcagttgtgtctgactctttgcgaccccaggctcctctgtccatggaattctccaggcaagcgtactggaatGGATGACCgtgtccttttccaggggatcttcctgacccagggactgaacccaggtctccagtgtttcgggcagattctttaccatctgagccaccagggaagctctattaAAGGCATTTACTTGAAAGTATATAAACTGGGATCAAAATCACGGTTCAGACTAGCCTGAAGCGGAAGTATACTCTATGCTCCTAAGCTGAGCTGCAACATCTTCCATTCttaagagtgattttttttctccatatttctcttatatttttaagACACAAAATACCAAGTCTGTTCCCTTCAGAAAAAATAACACAGAAGTTGATGTTTAAATGCCAAAGTTTTACTTTCAGTTAGCTATCTCGGTTATTTAAGAGAGAAACAATGGTAGAACTGCTGATGAATTTCGCAGGTTCAAGTTCTCACACgctcaattttcttttaaaaggcaaCATGTTGCTTCAAAGAAAGTCCCACCTGATCAGGGGACACCAACTCCGCAGCTGTTTCCATTAAAGATTGGCACCTCTAGGCCAGGTTTAAACTTCATAACAATAAAACATGAAAGGTTTGTGTTACGATAAAACCAACCAACATGGAGAAAGAGGAGAGCCCCTCGGCCTTCGGCCACTTCTTTTTTGTTGCTGCATTTCAAGTTCTCTTAGAAGAAAAAGCCAGAGGAAAAAGCACAAAGCATTTCTCACCTTCCCTGGAAGCAAATATTTAACtatgaataaaatttatataactcTGCCTCCCCTTTTAAGCCTGTTCTTTTGGCCCATGCTGTCTGGAATGACAAATAACTCTAAAGTAAAGAAATGCCTGATTGCAGGTACACATCTTCCTAATGGCAAAGTCCACCAAGGGGAAGGCAGAGaacaaggcagaaagaaaaaccacCCCAAAACAGAGAAGCCTTATGGAATTGACATTAGGCAagaagcccatgctctgaaacCATTTCttttgaagaggaaaaagaattggcacaaattctttcaaaaagaaattgCTCCGAATCAATCTAACCCGGCCCTTTAATGCACGTTTAGTGCCCAAAAGGACATCATAAAACGGGCCAGTAGATAAACACACATTTTTGGAAAGAAGCAACTCCTTAACAGTTCATCTGATACTATTTTAGTACCAAACAACAGAGAACTCACTCCACTAACTACATAAAAAAATACTGCCCCATCATATGCCCAAGTGGATtttataacaaatttaaaagaataacaacTAACAGCGGTATACCAGTGCACACCCCAAGGCCCAtgtgtgggggggggcgggggggggaatcTATGTTGACAGCCATCACTGTGACATATGGACAAGTCACCATGCCACACAGCACGAAGCTTGACGTCACAAACACTGAAAAAGCAAACGCAACTAGCAAGGATTAAGCAGCGGGCCGCATAATCTGACTGCAGTCCTGAGGTATAAATGTTTtggggctttgtttttttttttttggctatccTACAAGGCaggcaggaccttagttccctgaccagggattgaacccaggccccctgcagtggcagtggaagcatggaatctaaACCAcgggaccgccagggaaatcccagaaatGTATTTTGGATGTTAGTCCCTAAGCAGAACAAGTTGGAGAAATAAAGGTTCCTATGGAATCAGCTTTGTAGAAGTTGTAATTGTCAACGAACATTCAACTGAGCAATTTGCTGGgggaagcattaaaaaaaaatcctcagaaaGTCACTTAAAAAACATGTCCATGAAAAACTGACCATGGGGGAGAGAAGACCAAGACCTTTCATTTATCAGCCACTGGCTGGATCCCTAAGATCTCCCTCCAGCCTCTCAGCATCTCAAGCAGAGCTCCTACGTCCCTAAGCCCAGCGTGTAGTCTATCAATGCTAAGTCTTTGGTCTCCATCTACCATTTTACTTTGTATAATAACGTGTCACGCTGTAATAGCAAACACTTAAGTACCATATTCAACTGGCAGTTTATCAATATGAGAAGCTATAGCAATTACAAGCAAGCTTTTAAGAGTCTAGGAGCCATATGCCAAACAACTTTATTCTTAAGTGacggaaaggaaagatacagctTCCAAAATCTGAGAGACTGACTTTCCCACTGCGCGTGATGcgagagtgctgctgctgctgggaggCCGGTCCAGTTCAGAGCCCTGGGCGTCCTCGCTGGCCAGCCCTTTGGCCTCACCTGCCCGCAGCGTGCTCGTCTACGAGCATCGCTGTCTTAGGAAAATGTAAGGTGTCTGCACTCTGACACAGACTTCAGTAAACGGTAGTAAGGTCTGCTACCTCTCTAAGAACACACTCAAAAGATGTCAAAAGTGAAACATAAGAGTTATTCCCTCCATTAAAACACAACTCCACAGGAACATCGCACTGTGGGTGAACCACAGCTGAAGACTGGCATCTTTTTTATCCACTCTTTGCATAGCTGACTTTTTTTCACAGGCATTAGCAACTGTTTATAGtaatactttttttgtttttaaacaaaataggGGATTCCTTCAGACTCATTGCTGAACTAGAACATGTTGCTTTAAAATACAACATTTTCCTAGAGCTGTCTTGTGTTTAATAAAGCTATATTTATGCTTTGCACATGGATTAATATCAAACTGACCTATTTATAATGGGTGTTCTTTCCTGTTCAATCATGTTTCTATAACACTCATTTCTATTACATTTCTATTACAATCATCAAATGCATTTGTtatgacagaaaaaaacaaaaatgtgcttTTATAGGAAAGTACCCTTGGGACTGAGTTAGCGAGAATTACATTTCCAAGAAACATTCCTGATTTATGAAAGATGCTCAGGGCCCAATTtatgagggggaaaaaacagtTTTAAGTCAACTCCAAACTGTGTTACTTAATCCTTTGAGGCAAAGACAGAGTGTCCCAGGTGTCCACGTGTAAATGCCAAGTTATGTGAATTAACCCAGAAAGTGTGCCAGGCCAACGGCCCCAAGATGGTAGATGTGGTCTGTGTTCATCAGCTTCTCACGTGGCAACACTGCCGCACAGTGTGTGGGAAACAGGCTAAGAAGGCGGCTACTGCACGGCCTTAGCCTTCCTGGCCTCTCAGACGACACAGAGGCCAGAGCATCTGTAGGAGCCTCTAGGGTGGACATCAACTGCCAGGATTCTGATCAGAACAAGTACAGCAGTGGCCGGAAGGA carries:
- the MICOS10 gene encoding MICOS complex subunit MIC10; this encodes MSESELGRKWDRCLADAVVKIGTGFGLGLVFSLTLFKRRTWPLAFGSGMGFGMAYSNCQHDLQAPYLLHGKYVKEQEQ